The DNA segment GCATCGCTTTCTTCTGACTGATGACTTAATTATGACGATAGCGAATGGGGGACACCACAGAAACCCCAGCTAGGGAGCCCAGGGGGTGGGCAGCGATCGCGAGCAGGCCGCCGGGCTCAGCGCCTCTAAGATTTGTGCCCCGTAGCTGCGGTAGTGAACGCGGCTGTCGAGCAGGGCCACGGTGCCCCCGTGCAGCCGCGAGGGAGCCACAGCCCGCTGCAGCTCTGTCACCGCCCTAGGGAAGAGGTACAGCCGAAACCAGTCCTGCCGCCGCCGCTTGTGGTAGGCTACGCGCCCCGCCACCATCGGGTTCTCTAGGGAAGGCAACGGCAGGGTGGCGATAATCAGCAGCGCCGGGGGCGGCAGCACCCCCTGGTGTTGCCGCCAAAAAGACCAGCCGCTCACCAAAATGCCGTTGTCGTCAATGGCGGCGTTTTCCACCTGCACCCGTGAGCCAAACTCCCCGGCCAGCATCGCCCCCAGCTGCCCCTTGAGGGGCAAATCATCCAGCAAAATGACCGCAGGCCCAGGGGTCTGGGGGTGACCGCCGCTCAGCAGACGGCGAATTTCTTGGTGCAGCACCCCCTGAAACTGCGGAGTGTTGGGCAGGGGCAGGTGAGTGGGCAGATAGAGCTGAATGGCGTCGTGCTGCCGGTTGGGTGTGAACTGAAGGCAGGTGAGATCGCCTAGCCCCAGCCGCTGGCGAAAATTGTCGGCATCGGCGTCGGGGTCGAGGGCTGCCCCAATCAGCACCACCGGCTGGCGGGGCCACACCGGAGCCATGGCGGTGGCCAGCTCCACCGGGGCGCAGTGCAGCGCCATTTGGCCGCGATCGCGATCGACTGAGAACCACAGCAGGTGGTCAGGCGGGCTAAACCGCTGCCAGAACTTCGCCCACCGGGTTGGCATCGGCCCCTCCGCCTGGGGCCCAGCGGCGCGGCTGGCGGTCAGCACTTCATACAGCCGCTGCAGCTGCTGACCATCGCCCTCGTCGAGCAAATAGCGGTGGTAGGGGTTGGCCGGGCGCTGAAAGGCCGCATGGGTTAGGGCTACGTGGGTGTCTTGAATGAGGCCCTGGTGGTCGGGGTAGGCCAGGGCCAGGTGAGCCCAGTCGAGGGGAGCAAGGTCGGCGGTGAGCTGCTGGTGCAGCCACAGCTCGAGGTTATCGGCATCGTCGATCAGCGTGGGAATGCCGTCAGGGAACTGGCTGCCTCCCGCCAGGCGATCGCCCAGCCAGGCCTCGGGCGTGGTGACGAACAGGCCGTCAAACCCGTTGCCCGGCCAGCGATCGCCCCGCTGCACCGGCTTGCGCAGCCGCAGCTTTTCTTGCAGGCGAGGAATATCTGCCATCAGCACCCGCTGGGCCGTGGGCTCGGGGGCCACCACCACCCCTGGCCCAGGCCACATCATCAACGCAACCAGATAGCTGAGGCGATACTCGCCCTGGTAGGCCGATAGACCGCCCACCTGCATCAGAGCACTGCGCCGCAGCCGCAGCGCCCGCGCCACAAGCCGCGCCAG comes from the Nodosilinea sp. PGN35 genome and includes:
- a CDS encoding ATP-dependent DNA helicase, which produces MIEAQVHQQLRALLREWGEPSWPHHLTLARLVARALRLRRSALMQVGGLSAYQGEYRLSYLVALMMWPGPGVVVAPEPTAQRVLMADIPRLQEKLRLRKPVQRGDRWPGNGFDGLFVTTPEAWLGDRLAGGSQFPDGIPTLIDDADNLELWLHQQLTADLAPLDWAHLALAYPDHQGLIQDTHVALTHAAFQRPANPYHRYLLDEGDGQQLQRLYEVLTASRAAGPQAEGPMPTRWAKFWQRFSPPDHLLWFSVDRDRGQMALHCAPVELATAMAPVWPRQPVVLIGAALDPDADADNFRQRLGLGDLTCLQFTPNRQHDAIQLYLPTHLPLPNTPQFQGVLHQEIRRLLSGGHPQTPGPAVILLDDLPLKGQLGAMLAGEFGSRVQVENAAIDDNGILVSGWSFWRQHQGVLPPPALLIIATLPLPSLENPMVAGRVAYHKRRRQDWFRLYLFPRAVTELQRAVAPSRLHGGTVALLDSRVHYRSYGAQILEALSPAACSRSLPTPWAP